In the genome of Nerophis ophidion isolate RoL-2023_Sa linkage group LG28, RoL_Noph_v1.0, whole genome shotgun sequence, the window atcagtgtgtgttctcatgtgtacttttaaattgtgactttgagcaaaacctttactacaaagTGAACAggtgaaaggtttttctccagtgtgagttctcatgtgtcttttcaaatgttcatCTTCAACAAAACTTGAATTACACACAGAACACTTAAAAAGGTTTTCGCCAGTGTGTCTTTTCAGGTGTTTTTTTAAATCTCGACTTCGTGCATATCTCGAATCACACAAAGAAcacgaaaaaggtttttctcctttaTGTGTTCTTGTGTGATCTTTCATATTGTCCTTCCTTGTAAAAGAtaagccacagattgaacaagaaaaaggtttatcTCCAGTGTGTGTCCTCATATGTCTTTTCAGATGACTATGGTTTTTAAAGCTttggtcacagtgagaacatgtgaagtgagtgttgtcagtgtgacatgtcttatcatctttagagtcttcatcatcagtgtcaggagagtgtgacgttgtgtcctcactatctgatagtggagctaagagcttgtctgcttgtgatcctccacagtggtctccatcagcttctgttgtcatgtgttgtgttgagctgctgcttggaggcttcgcctctctcttctcctcactttcacctttgacctcataatcttcactcttcacatggacaccagtcactgggaactccaccagtccttcaagatgatctccctcctgactgatgttTTGTTCCAtcgcttcctctttaatgtggtgggtcagtgagtcttcctcttcctttttacagggaagggtctgtgtcaaagaggaaaaggagacgccagagggtccgtggcACCTGGTCCTCCTGTTTGaaggatcctccttcaccatactgaagctacactcctgtttttcaggcagaagttgttcttcacagacgtctgcaagacacaaaaTGAAAAACATGCTTGATAAATGAATTGGCCGGAAAACAAACAACTGTTAGGGTTTGGCgaaaatgaggactcaggtgcagaaaaaTGACAATTGACTCTGACTATctttagttagttttttttgctATCTCTTGGACAGAGTGATTAAAACAAAGTGGCTACAAAAtctatttattagggctgtgaatctttgggtgtcccacgatttgattgaatatcgatttttggggtcacgattcgataatatatcgatttttttcgattcgattcgattctcgattcaaaaacgatttttttccaattcaaaacgattctgtattcattcaatacataggatttcagcaggatctaccccagtctgctgacatgcaagcagagtagtagatttttttttaaaagcttttagaattgtaaaggacaatgttttaacaactgattgcaataatgtaaatttgttttaactattaaacgaaccaaaaatatgacttattttatctttgtgaaaacattggacacagtgtgttgtcaagcttatgagatgcgatgcaagtgcaagccactgtgacactattgttctttatttttatttttataaatgtctaatgataatgtcagtgagggatttttaatcactgctatgctgaaattataattaatattgatactgttgttgataatattcattttcgtttcattacttttggtttgttctgtgtcgtgtttgtttcCTCACAATTgccctgtttattgcagttctgagtgttgctgggtcaggtttggttttggaattggattgcattgttatggtattgctgtgtagtggtttgttggattgattagaaaaataaataaataaaaaatatattttttaaaaatgagaatcgatactgaatcacacaacgtaaatgattcgattcgtattcgaatcaattttttcccacaccccaacTATCTATGATATATTCAAGTAACAAAGGATATGTAGCATAGGGCATACGTCAATAAACAGAAAACCACTCCATAAGGAGGAAAAAGACAATAGCAAAAGTTCTATACGagtctaataacaaaaaaaaacgaaTCTATGATTATCTACTAAAAGGAAAATCATGCAGAGGAGTCGAGAAGCTATAAACAGAAAATATGTTATAAATTGTTGAGAAGCCTGCAAACTAAAAGCGCTCCAGAaggaggaaaaaaggaagacaaggCACTGTGGAATTGATACAAAAAAACTTGACCGAAAAACTTTggcaaaataaaatcaataaataaagcgagacaatacttatcaaacttggttcaaggctgtggacaaggctatGAACAcggctgtagacaaggctgtggacaaggctgtggacaaggctggaggcacATGGCAAGACGACATACTCTGGCAACAAGACAGGGGAAGACGAGGactatatacacatgagggagggtgacacaggcgggagcaatcaggagagacatcagaccagtgacacaggaggaagggcaagtggctTGAAATGAGAGGAGGattataattttcaaaataaaacaggaggtttgccagacaaccccaaaacaggacttccctcaccacggtgtgacaacaaactgctctttacaacattattcacaggaaaataaGAACACTTTTTACGAGGGGTggacaatatggcctaaaatctgtaTTGCGATAAATTCCCTGCTGC includes:
- the LOC133545407 gene encoding zinc finger protein 501-like isoform X2 is translated as MCERTIAKYEEELCPTKEEDERQHQLLDVYYKKHHQVVLHRTDVCEEQLLPEKQECSFSMVKEDPSNRRTRCHGPSGVSFSSLTQTLPCKKEEEDSLTHHIKEEAMEQNISQEGDHLEGLVEFPVTGVHVKSEDYEVKGESEEKREAKPPSSSSTQHMTTEADGDHCGGSQADKLLAPLSDSEDTTSHSPDTDDEDSKDDKTCHTDNTHFTCSHCDQSFKNHSHLKRHMRTHTGDKPFSCSICGLSFTRKDNMKDHTRTHKGEKPFSCSLCDSRYARSRDLKKHLKRHTGENLFKCSVCNSSFVEDEHLKRHMRTHTGEKPFTCSLCSKGFAQSHNLKVHMRTHTDEKPFSCSTCGKGFTHSQSLKEHMTIHSGEKPFSCSICGEDFVRRQSVKVHMRSHTGEKPFCCSICGKTFTESRCLDRHTRSHSGEKAFTCSICGKGFTESQNVKRHMRTHTGEKPFSSSICNKSFL
- the LOC133545407 gene encoding oocyte zinc finger protein XlCOF6.1-like isoform X3 — its product is MVKEDPSNRRTRCHGPSGVSFSSLTQTLPCKKEEEDSLTHHIKEEAMEQNISQEGDHLEGLVEFPVTGVHVKSEDYEVKGESEEKREAKPPSSSSTQHMTTEADGDHCGGSQADKLLAPLSDSEDTTSHSPDTDDEDSKDDKTCHTDNTHFTCSHCDQSFKNHSHLKRHMRTHTGDKPFSCSICGLSFTRKDNMKDHTRTHKGEKPFSCSLCDSRYARSRDLKKHLKRHTGENLFKCSVCNSSFVEDEHLKRHMRTHTGEKPFTCSLCSKGFAQSHNLKVHMRTHTDEKPFSCSTCGKGFTHSQSLKEHMTIHSGEKPFSCSICGEDFVRRQSVKVHMRSHTGEKPFCCSICGKTFTESRCLDRHTRSHSGEKAFTCSICGKGFTESQNVKRHMRTHTGEKPFSSSICNKSFL